A DNA window from Novosphingobium sp. RL4 contains the following coding sequences:
- a CDS encoding tyrosine-protein phosphatase: MTRKTTSIALIAAITALSGTAATAREIAALTRLDAQTVQLTRPDTAPVAVWISADTVLDKGDRRFAAASTESTLTLPIPASERRYVILESRKGKTAVVAERVLPLQQGSNFRDIGGYVTRDGRTVKWDKAFRSGAMPLLTDADYALLDQVHLGAVVDLRSIEEREVAPDMLDDRTGALFLANDYSLKPLFAKMARSGGENIYEGMEIMLVPQFRALFNRLLANEGAVVYHCSAGQDRTGIATALIYDLLGVDRETILKDYHLSTTFRQPQWEMPKVDPADYPGNPILKYYAARADGQPPKAEPLYTPGGISHLAQFFTYLDKQYGGTEGYLKQKIGLTDADIARLRQNMLD; this comes from the coding sequence ATGACGCGCAAGACCACATCCATCGCCCTGATCGCCGCCATCACGGCGCTTTCCGGCACAGCCGCCACCGCGCGCGAAATCGCCGCGCTGACCCGGCTCGACGCGCAGACCGTCCAGCTCACCCGGCCGGACACCGCCCCGGTCGCGGTGTGGATCAGCGCCGATACCGTGCTCGACAAGGGCGACCGGCGCTTTGCCGCCGCCAGCACCGAGAGCACGCTCACCCTGCCCATCCCCGCAAGCGAGCGCCGCTACGTCATCCTCGAAAGCCGCAAGGGCAAGACCGCCGTGGTCGCCGAGCGGGTCCTGCCGCTCCAGCAGGGCAGCAACTTCCGCGACATCGGCGGCTATGTCACCCGCGACGGCCGCACCGTGAAGTGGGACAAGGCCTTTCGCTCGGGCGCGATGCCGCTGCTGACGGATGCGGACTATGCGCTGCTCGATCAGGTTCATCTGGGCGCCGTGGTGGACCTGCGCTCGATCGAGGAACGCGAAGTCGCGCCCGACATGCTTGACGACCGTACCGGCGCACTGTTCCTCGCCAACGACTATTCGCTGAAGCCCCTCTTCGCGAAGATGGCCAGGAGCGGCGGCGAGAACATCTACGAGGGCATGGAAATCATGCTCGTCCCGCAGTTCCGCGCCCTGTTCAACCGGCTCCTCGCGAACGAGGGCGCGGTGGTCTACCACTGCTCGGCCGGGCAGGATCGCACCGGGATCGCCACGGCCCTGATCTACGACCTGCTCGGCGTGGACCGGGAGACGATCCTCAAGGACTATCACCTCTCCACCACGTTCCGTCAGCCGCAGTGGGAAATGCCCAAGGTCGACCCTGCCGACTATCCGGGCAACCCGATCCTCAAGTATTACGCCGCCCGCGCCGATGGCCAGCCACCCAAGGCCGAACCGCTCTACACCCCCGGCGGCATCTCTCACCTCGCGCAGTTCTTCACTTATCTCGACAAGCAGTATGGCGGCACCGAAGGCTACCTGAAGCAGAAGATCGGCCTGACCGACGCGGATATCGCCAGGCTGCGCCAGAACATGCTCGACTGA
- a CDS encoding heavy-metal-associated domain-containing protein: MAITFSHKIRRVAGSGLAFGQARVRSPRGLAFALGGAAFLALGTVGGYRLVAQVEGDRGIAPLANSEDIQVNGIKVDVTAKTGADARLEGWKQAEKDAWKKLGGPDMPVEAIDAMVSSVVIGHEQVGPRRYIATLGIIFNKARAGQYVGAGGAAIRSAPMLVLPVLYSGGVQQVFEVRGPWQKAWAEFQASQSPIDYVRPVGAGGESLILTAGQASRRSRLWWRNILNQFDAADVVIPVARLERQWPGGPIHGTFTARYGPDNTFLGTFELDAASEQDLPVMLNQAVERIDGLYRNALASGELRPDPTLTTSGQVLDRAFAELRQKLMPKGGVPVDVVPIAPPAIAPVPAVVVPTETVSVQFASPDAAAVDAALAAVRGVPGVRGAATVSLAVGGTSVMRVTVEGGSERLAAALRAQGWKVTNGGGALRITR, translated from the coding sequence ATGGCAATCACCTTCTCCCACAAAATCCGGCGCGTGGCCGGCAGCGGTCTGGCCTTTGGGCAGGCGCGCGTCCGTTCGCCGCGGGGCCTGGCCTTTGCGCTGGGCGGGGCGGCGTTTCTCGCATTGGGCACCGTGGGTGGTTACCGACTCGTGGCGCAGGTGGAAGGCGATCGCGGCATCGCCCCGCTCGCCAATTCCGAGGATATCCAGGTCAACGGCATCAAGGTCGATGTTACGGCCAAAACCGGCGCCGATGCCCGGCTCGAAGGCTGGAAACAGGCGGAGAAGGACGCCTGGAAGAAGCTCGGCGGGCCGGACATGCCGGTTGAGGCTATCGATGCCATGGTTTCGTCGGTCGTGATCGGCCATGAGCAGGTCGGGCCTCGCCGTTATATCGCCACGCTCGGCATCATCTTCAACAAGGCGCGTGCAGGGCAGTACGTGGGCGCAGGCGGCGCGGCGATCCGGTCGGCGCCGATGCTGGTACTGCCGGTGCTGTACTCGGGCGGCGTGCAGCAGGTGTTCGAAGTGCGCGGGCCCTGGCAGAAGGCATGGGCCGAGTTCCAGGCTTCGCAAAGCCCGATAGATTATGTGCGGCCGGTAGGCGCGGGGGGGGAATCGCTGATTCTCACCGCCGGCCAGGCTTCTCGCCGCAGCCGCCTGTGGTGGCGCAACATCCTCAACCAGTTCGACGCTGCGGATGTGGTGATCCCGGTCGCCCGTCTTGAGCGGCAATGGCCCGGCGGCCCGATTCACGGCACTTTCACCGCGCGCTATGGCCCGGACAACACTTTCCTCGGCACCTTCGAACTCGATGCCGCCAGCGAGCAGGACCTTCCTGTCATGCTCAATCAGGCGGTGGAGCGGATCGATGGCCTGTACCGGAATGCACTCGCCAGCGGCGAGCTGCGTCCCGATCCCACGCTGACGACCAGCGGGCAGGTGCTGGACCGCGCTTTTGCCGAATTGCGCCAGAAGCTCATGCCCAAGGGCGGGGTTCCGGTGGATGTCGTGCCCATCGCGCCCCCTGCAATCGCACCGGTCCCGGCGGTCGTCGTCCCGACCGAGACGGTTTCCGTACAGTTCGCTTCGCCCGATGCGGCAGCCGTCGATGCGGCGCTTGCCGCCGTGCGCGGCGTTCCGGGTGTGCGCGGCGCCGCCACCGTCAGCCTTGCTGTCGGCGGAACGTCCGTCATGCGCGTGACCGTCGAGGGCGGTAGCGAGCGTCTTGCCGCCGCGCTGCGTGCGCAAGGCTGGAAAGTGACGAACGGCGGCGGTGCGCTGAGGATCACCCGCTAG
- a CDS encoding helix-turn-helix domain-containing protein, with protein MAPPADLTSDPSAKGGLAGWQLHRVVRHVDDNLAHPLACRDLAMVARLSTGHFCRAFKTSMGEPPHAYVIRQRIRRAQRLMLQTDDALSQIACTCGLTDQAHLTRLFRRAVGTTPKVWRSRWQPVARAN; from the coding sequence GTGGCTCCGCCGGCGGACCTGACATCCGATCCTTCGGCCAAGGGCGGCCTCGCCGGCTGGCAACTGCACAGGGTGGTCCGCCATGTGGACGACAATCTTGCTCACCCCCTCGCCTGCAGAGACCTTGCCATGGTTGCGCGGCTCAGTACCGGCCACTTCTGCCGGGCCTTCAAGACCAGCATGGGCGAACCGCCCCACGCCTATGTCATCCGGCAAAGGATCCGGCGGGCGCAGCGCCTCATGCTCCAGACCGACGATGCGCTTTCGCAGATCGCCTGCACATGCGGATTGACCGACCAGGCGCACCTGACGCGGCTTTTCCGCCGCGCGGTGGGCACCACGCCCAAAGTGTGGCGCAGCCGCTGGCAGCCCGTCGCACGCGCCAACTGA
- a CDS encoding TetR family transcriptional regulator produces the protein MEAVFEQWAAVGGSGVTARQVAGIADIPVSSIYHHFGSLEQLLVVAQDHARQQARLWCDDQLGQVSGFAGDYRDFPAFFAQIVDGWANERRGLAFAWREGQLLAATSPAFLQAEGEWRDLWAGFWQVAAAKFGLADRAIVVERVFENESFLHMFRWRRTVDRAGLDEFARGLAAWLSGRPIPEAPWRDYARAEALRELPAFPERDATGARIVEAAAALLEKTGASGLTHRAVAESAGLTLGVVSHKFRTKSELVQAAFEGTYLSGVTRFRSDALPGSDTAAEAAIEQALDNMVGFIAHSVRGRGMDELHIAVARDPALNQFAAQLRYLRGQTSRKLLEALIQGRRQAGNLEAALLSSFLSSLTRNHAGAEGETSRAAIRREFEAVVDLIRAG, from the coding sequence TTGGAGGCTGTTTTTGAGCAATGGGCCGCTGTTGGCGGCAGCGGGGTCACCGCGCGGCAGGTTGCCGGAATTGCCGATATACCGGTATCGTCGATCTACCATCATTTCGGCTCTCTGGAACAGTTGTTGGTCGTTGCGCAGGATCACGCGCGGCAGCAGGCGCGGCTCTGGTGCGATGACCAGCTCGGGCAGGTTTCGGGGTTCGCGGGGGACTATCGCGATTTCCCGGCCTTCTTCGCGCAGATCGTCGATGGCTGGGCGAACGAGCGGCGGGGGCTGGCCTTCGCCTGGCGGGAAGGGCAGCTTCTGGCCGCCACCAGCCCGGCCTTCCTGCAGGCGGAGGGGGAGTGGCGCGATCTCTGGGCGGGGTTCTGGCAGGTCGCGGCGGCAAAGTTCGGGCTGGCGGACCGGGCCATTGTCGTCGAGCGGGTCTTCGAGAACGAGAGCTTCCTGCACATGTTCCGCTGGCGCCGCACCGTGGACCGCGCCGGGCTGGACGAATTCGCGCGGGGGCTGGCGGCGTGGCTGTCGGGCAGGCCGATCCCGGAAGCGCCATGGCGCGACTATGCCCGGGCCGAGGCTCTGCGCGAGCTTCCGGCCTTCCCTGAACGCGACGCCACCGGCGCCCGCATCGTCGAGGCCGCAGCCGCCTTGCTGGAGAAGACAGGCGCCAGCGGGCTGACTCACCGCGCGGTTGCCGAAAGCGCGGGGCTGACGCTGGGCGTGGTCTCGCACAAGTTCCGCACCAAGTCGGAACTGGTCCAGGCCGCATTCGAGGGAACCTACCTGAGCGGCGTGACCCGCTTCCGCTCCGATGCCCTGCCCGGCAGCGACACCGCCGCCGAAGCCGCGATCGAGCAGGCGCTGGACAACATGGTGGGCTTCATCGCCCACAGCGTGCGCGGCCGGGGCATGGATGAACTGCACATCGCCGTGGCGCGCGACCCGGCGCTGAACCAGTTCGCGGCGCAATTGCGCTATCTGCGCGGACAAACCTCGCGCAAGCTGCTGGAGGCACTGATCCAGGGGCGGCGTCAGGCGGGAAATCTCGAAGCGGCGCTGCTGTCGAGCTTCCTTTCGTCCTTGACGCGCAACCATGCCGGGGCGGAGGGCGAAACGTCCCGGGCAGCGATCCGGCGCGAGTTCGAGGCGGTGGTGGATCTGATCCGGGCGGGCTGA
- a CDS encoding metallophosphoesterase family protein produces the protein MKTKTRILLGALAPALPLFLPLCLPCPAFAADAPAQQQEPLAPATVRPERVILNLTADPATGMAVTWRSAPGLPGQVQYAKATSSPDFVKAPLTVAANTDDATLPVREDPAFRAAYHSAVLTGLEPDTVYAYRVGDGAHWSEWFQFRTAAREGKPFRFIYMGDMQNQILSEASRTLRMAFRQAGDAAFTIHAGDLINRHDSDAEWGEWFASGGFLYAQTPQMPTPGNHEYVRDEAARAGSSINGQWRRQFTLPENGPAELPASRETSWYTDYQGLRLISIDSMQVDRDETARKAIVKWLDGLLAKNPNRWTVLFLHFPLFSSEPGRDNPKVRAALKPLIDKYHVDLVLQGHDHGYARGAIGKDGPSADDAGTTYAVSVAGPKMYDVGSLPWARKSASRTQAYQVIDVSPAALTYRAYTATGEPLDAVTLHKP, from the coding sequence ATGAAGACCAAGACGCGCATCCTGCTGGGAGCGCTGGCCCCGGCCCTGCCGCTGTTTCTGCCGCTGTGCCTGCCGTGTCCCGCCTTCGCCGCTGATGCTCCGGCCCAGCAGCAGGAGCCGCTGGCGCCCGCCACCGTCCGGCCCGAGCGCGTGATCCTGAATCTCACTGCCGATCCGGCCACCGGCATGGCCGTGACCTGGCGCTCGGCACCGGGGCTGCCGGGGCAGGTGCAATATGCGAAGGCGACCAGCAGCCCCGACTTCGTGAAGGCGCCGCTCACCGTGGCGGCGAATACCGACGATGCCACCTTGCCGGTCCGCGAGGACCCGGCATTCCGCGCCGCCTATCACTCGGCGGTGCTGACCGGGCTCGAACCCGATACCGTCTATGCCTACCGCGTGGGGGACGGCGCGCACTGGTCCGAATGGTTCCAGTTCCGCACCGCCGCCCGCGAGGGCAAGCCGTTCCGCTTCATCTACATGGGCGACATGCAGAACCAGATCCTGTCGGAAGCCTCGCGCACCTTGCGCATGGCCTTCCGCCAGGCGGGGGACGCGGCCTTCACGATCCACGCCGGAGACCTCATCAACCGGCATGACAGCGATGCCGAATGGGGCGAGTGGTTCGCCTCGGGCGGGTTCCTCTATGCCCAGACGCCGCAGATGCCGACGCCGGGCAATCACGAATACGTCAGGGATGAAGCCGCGCGGGCGGGTTCCTCGATCAACGGCCAGTGGCGGCGCCAGTTCACCTTGCCCGAGAACGGCCCGGCCGAGCTTCCGGCGAGCCGGGAAACGAGCTGGTACACCGACTATCAGGGGCTGCGCCTGATCTCGATCGATTCCATGCAGGTCGATCGGGACGAGACCGCGCGCAAGGCCATTGTGAAATGGCTGGACGGGCTGCTGGCGAAGAATCCGAACCGCTGGACGGTGCTGTTCCTGCACTTCCCGCTGTTCTCCAGCGAGCCGGGGCGTGACAATCCCAAGGTCCGCGCCGCGCTGAAGCCGCTGATCGACAAGTATCATGTCGACCTCGTGCTGCAGGGCCACGATCACGGCTATGCGCGCGGCGCGATCGGCAAGGACGGCCCATCGGCGGACGATGCCGGAACCACTTATGCCGTCTCGGTCGCCGGGCCGAAGATGTACGATGTCGGCAGCCTGCCCTGGGCCCGCAAGTCGGCCTCGCGCACGCAGGCCTATCAGGTGATCGACGTCAGCCCCGCCGCGCTGACCTACCGGGCCTATACGGCGACGGGTGAGCCGCTCGACGCGGTGACCTTGCACAAGCCCTGA
- a CDS encoding pirin family protein: protein MIELRPYDSLGGANHGWLDAKHHFSFAGYHDPARVHWGNLRVWNDDAIAPQTGFPPHPHRDMEIITYVREGAITHQDNLGNKGRTEAGDVQVMSAGTGITHSEYNLEDVTTKIFQIWIIPTRDGEEPSWGAKPFPKGDRSGQFVTLASGYENDNEALPIRTNARVVGATLKAGETAEYPLGKDRKAYLVPAIGAVQIDDVRANARDGVAISDLDVLRITAIEDSEIVLVDAA from the coding sequence ATGATCGAACTTCGCCCCTATGACAGCCTCGGCGGTGCCAACCACGGCTGGCTTGACGCCAAGCACCACTTCTCGTTTGCCGGCTACCACGATCCGGCCCGCGTCCACTGGGGCAACCTGCGCGTCTGGAACGACGATGCGATCGCTCCGCAGACCGGCTTCCCGCCGCACCCGCACCGCGACATGGAAATCATCACCTATGTCCGCGAAGGCGCGATCACCCACCAGGACAACCTGGGTAACAAGGGCCGGACCGAGGCCGGCGATGTCCAGGTGATGAGCGCGGGCACGGGCATCACGCACTCGGAATACAACCTCGAGGACGTGACGACGAAGATTTTCCAGATCTGGATCATCCCGACCCGCGACGGCGAGGAACCGAGCTGGGGCGCCAAGCCCTTCCCCAAGGGGGACCGCTCGGGCCAGTTCGTGACGCTCGCCTCTGGCTACGAGAACGACAACGAAGCCCTGCCGATCCGTACCAATGCCCGCGTCGTGGGCGCCACGCTCAAGGCCGGCGAGACCGCCGAATACCCGCTGGGCAAGGACCGCAAGGCCTACCTCGTTCCCGCCATCGGTGCGGTGCAGATCGACGATGTGCGCGCCAATGCCCGGGACGGCGTGGCGATCAGCGATCTCGACGTGCTGCGGATCACCGCGATCGAGGATAGCGAGATCGTTCTGGTCGACGCTGCCTGA
- the purM gene encoding phosphoribosylformylglycinamidine cyclo-ligase, whose translation MSDDNSPKSYSYEQAGVSIAAGNALVKAIAPLAKSTARPGADAELGGFGGFFDPRAAGYKDPLLVAANDGVGTKVKLAIDHDRHDQIGIDLVAMCVNDLIVQGAEPLFFLDYFATGKLENGVAERVVAGIADGCRISGCALIGGETAEMPGMYAAGDYDLAGFCVGAVERGEQLTGEKVADGDVLLGLASSGVHSNGYSLVRRLAEDKGWKLDRPALFDSDTLLIDALIAPTRIYVKSLLPFIRAGRINALAHITGGGLLENIPRVLPKGLHARIDAGAWEQPRLMAFLQAQGNIEPGEMARTFNCGIGMVLAVSPEEVAALKAELEAAGETVFVIGIVEEGDKGCTVQGKTEIWSAREDWEAVHLA comes from the coding sequence ATGTCCGACGATAACTCCCCGAAGAGCTACTCCTACGAGCAAGCCGGCGTCTCGATCGCCGCAGGCAATGCGCTGGTCAAAGCCATCGCCCCGCTCGCCAAATCCACCGCGCGCCCCGGCGCCGATGCGGAACTGGGAGGCTTCGGTGGCTTCTTCGACCCCCGCGCGGCCGGCTACAAGGACCCGCTTCTGGTCGCCGCGAACGACGGTGTCGGCACCAAGGTCAAGCTGGCCATCGACCATGACCGGCACGACCAGATCGGCATCGACCTCGTCGCCATGTGCGTGAACGACCTTATCGTACAGGGCGCAGAGCCCCTGTTCTTCCTTGACTACTTCGCCACCGGCAAGCTCGAGAACGGCGTCGCCGAACGCGTGGTTGCCGGAATCGCCGATGGCTGCCGCATCTCGGGCTGCGCCCTCATCGGCGGCGAAACCGCAGAGATGCCCGGCATGTACGCCGCGGGCGATTACGATCTCGCGGGCTTCTGCGTCGGCGCGGTGGAACGCGGCGAACAGCTCACCGGTGAAAAGGTCGCGGACGGCGACGTGCTGCTCGGCCTTGCATCCTCGGGCGTGCATTCCAACGGCTACTCCTTGGTGCGCCGCCTCGCCGAGGACAAGGGCTGGAAGCTCGACCGCCCGGCCCTGTTCGATTCGGACACCCTGCTGATCGACGCGCTGATCGCGCCCACGCGCATCTACGTTAAGAGCCTGCTGCCCTTCATCCGCGCCGGCCGCATCAATGCGCTGGCCCATATTACCGGCGGCGGCCTGCTCGAAAACATTCCGCGCGTGCTGCCCAAGGGCCTGCACGCCCGTATCGATGCCGGCGCCTGGGAGCAGCCGCGCCTGATGGCGTTCCTGCAGGCGCAGGGCAATATCGAGCCGGGCGAGATGGCGCGCACCTTCAACTGCGGCATCGGCATGGTGCTTGCAGTCTCGCCGGAAGAAGTCGCCGCGCTCAAGGCCGAGCTGGAAGCAGCCGGCGAAACCGTCTTCGTGATCGGCATCGTCGAAGAAGGCGACAAGGGCTGCACCGTTCAGGGCAAGACCGAGATCTGGTCCGCCCGCGAGGACTGGGAAGCCGTTCATCTTGCCTGA
- a CDS encoding DoxX family protein: MNTATAKTAPATLDNGIARFLPLIGRILIAAIFILSGASKLADPSGTMAYIASAGLPLPAVALAGAIIVELVGGVVLISGYRLRAVAAVLALFSLATALFFHAQLGDQNQFIHFFKNVAMAGGLLQIVAFGNGRD; this comes from the coding sequence ATGAATACCGCAACCGCCAAGACCGCTCCCGCCACGCTCGACAACGGCATCGCCAGGTTCCTGCCGCTGATCGGACGTATCCTGATAGCCGCCATCTTCATCCTGAGCGGCGCATCCAAGCTTGCCGATCCATCCGGCACGATGGCCTATATCGCCTCGGCCGGGCTGCCGCTGCCGGCTGTTGCGCTTGCCGGCGCGATCATCGTCGAACTGGTGGGCGGTGTCGTCCTGATCTCGGGCTATCGCCTGCGCGCCGTGGCCGCGGTGCTGGCGCTGTTCAGCCTGGCGACTGCCCTCTTCTTCCACGCCCAGCTCGGCGACCAGAACCAGTTCATCCACTTCTTCAAGAACGTCGCCATGGCCGGCGGCCTGCTGCAGATCGTCGCCTTCGGAAACGGCCGCGACTGA
- a CDS encoding pirin family protein: protein MTVHSSDIEGVDLVVLPPVRDLGDGFQVRRALPTAQRRMVGPFIFFDQMGEAVFRSGEGLDVRPHPHIGLSTLTYLVEGEILHRDSLGSVQAIRPGEVNWMTAGSGIVHSERTSPEVRASGGKLFGLQTWIALPREAEEIAPAFAHHKADEIPVTEDAGTRLTLIAGTSDGLTSPLKTYSDMVYADIVMLDGARYQVKAEHVERAIYVVGGEVEVEGQTGSFKETELVVFKPGAEVVLRARGGTRLMLLGGEPLPEKRHIFWNFVSSSLDRIEQAKEDWKEQRFDRVPDENEFIPLPA, encoded by the coding sequence ATGACCGTCCATTCATCCGATATCGAAGGCGTTGACCTCGTCGTTCTTCCCCCCGTCCGCGACCTTGGCGACGGCTTCCAGGTCCGCCGTGCGCTGCCCACCGCGCAGCGCCGCATGGTCGGCCCCTTCATCTTCTTCGACCAGATGGGCGAGGCGGTGTTCCGCAGCGGCGAAGGTCTCGACGTGCGCCCGCATCCGCACATCGGCCTTTCCACGCTGACTTACCTCGTCGAAGGCGAGATCCTTCATCGCGACTCCCTCGGCTCGGTCCAGGCGATCCGCCCCGGTGAGGTCAACTGGATGACGGCGGGCAGCGGCATCGTCCATTCCGAGCGCACCTCTCCCGAAGTCCGCGCCAGCGGCGGCAAGCTGTTCGGGCTCCAGACCTGGATTGCGCTGCCCAGGGAAGCGGAAGAGATCGCCCCGGCCTTTGCGCACCACAAGGCAGACGAGATTCCCGTGACCGAAGACGCCGGAACCCGGCTGACGCTGATCGCCGGTACGTCCGACGGCCTGACCTCGCCGCTCAAGACCTACTCCGACATGGTCTATGCCGATATCGTCATGCTCGACGGTGCGCGTTATCAGGTGAAGGCCGAGCACGTCGAACGCGCGATCTATGTCGTCGGCGGCGAAGTCGAGGTCGAAGGCCAGACCGGCAGCTTCAAGGAAACCGAACTCGTGGTCTTCAAGCCGGGCGCCGAAGTCGTGCTCAGGGCCAGGGGCGGCACCCGCCTGATGCTGCTGGGCGGGGAACCCCTGCCGGAGAAGCGCCATATCTTCTGGAACTTCGTCTCTTCCTCGCTCGACCGTATCGAGCAGGCCAAGGAAGACTGGAAGGAACAGCGCTTCGACCGCGTGCCCGACGAAAACGAATTCATTCCCCTTCCGGCCTGA
- the purN gene encoding phosphoribosylglycinamide formyltransferase, translating to MAALLYASRAEDCPYEIVLVASNRPDAGGLALASAEGVPTFALSHKGLSRKEHDAAMDSAIRGSGAQWVALAGYMRILTGGFVGKWDGRMVNIHPSLLPKYTGLHTHQRAIDAGDSHGGVSVHLVIPELDEGPILGQTPVAIVPGDTADTLAARVLIAEHQLYSRCLAALVVRETSPEWLLERVRERAMALPEADEIQSHGMPCFGVTKGKKFAYFTSNHHADGRTALLVKISGPDEQAMLIEQDEERYFRPAYFGDGWIGIRLDLGENDWDAIGTWLARSWRAIAPKKLTSLVDVAEQF from the coding sequence ATGGCCGCCCTGCTCTACGCCAGCCGCGCCGAGGACTGTCCCTATGAGATCGTCCTCGTCGCCAGCAACCGGCCCGATGCAGGCGGCCTTGCACTCGCCTCTGCCGAAGGCGTGCCCACCTTCGCGCTCAGCCACAAGGGGCTGAGCCGCAAGGAGCATGACGCCGCGATGGACTCCGCCATCCGCGGCTCCGGCGCGCAATGGGTCGCGCTCGCGGGCTACATGCGCATCCTGACCGGCGGTTTCGTGGGCAAGTGGGACGGCAGGATGGTCAATATCCACCCGTCGCTCCTGCCGAAGTACACCGGCCTGCATACCCACCAGCGCGCCATCGACGCGGGCGACAGTCACGGCGGCGTCAGCGTCCATCTCGTCATTCCCGAGCTGGACGAAGGTCCGATCCTCGGCCAGACGCCGGTTGCCATCGTGCCGGGAGACACCGCCGATACGCTTGCCGCGCGCGTACTGATTGCCGAACACCAGCTCTATTCACGCTGCCTCGCCGCGCTTGTCGTGCGCGAAACGAGCCCGGAATGGCTGCTTGAGCGCGTACGGGAACGGGCCATGGCCCTGCCCGAAGCGGACGAGATACAGAGCCACGGAATGCCCTGCTTCGGCGTGACCAAGGGCAAGAAATTCGCCTACTTCACGTCGAACCATCACGCCGACGGTCGTACCGCCCTGTTGGTGAAGATCAGCGGCCCGGACGAACAGGCCATGCTCATCGAGCAGGACGAGGAACGCTATTTCCGCCCCGCCTACTTCGGCGACGGCTGGATCGGCATTCGCCTCGATCTGGGCGAGAACGACTGGGACGCCATCGGGACGTGGCTGGCCCGGTCATGGCGCGCGATCGCCCCGAAGAAGCTGACCTCGCTCGTGGACGTGGCCGAGCAGTTCTGA
- a CDS encoding LysR family transcriptional regulator has product MSNPGTPTLDQLRIFLAIVDTGSFAAAGRKLNRAVSVISYGIANLEAQLGVMLFEREGTRKPVLTTAGRAVLSEARGVAEGIDGLRAKVKGLLDGLEAEVDLAVDVMFPAERLGVILRAFAAEFPTVQLRLHVEALGAITSMVLDGNAVIGLSGPLFAGVDGLESVSVGSVAMVPVAAPDHPLGRMDPIPPGAGREFTQLVLSDRSRFTEGKDFSVMSPKTWRLADLGAKHALLRQGIGWGNMPLPMIEPDLVSGTLVRLAMPDHPGGIYRFGGIWRRDVPPGPAAAWLLDRFVAQCELDNTFNELPDI; this is encoded by the coding sequence GTGAGCAACCCCGGCACGCCGACCCTGGACCAGCTGCGCATCTTCCTGGCCATCGTCGACACCGGCAGTTTCGCCGCCGCCGGGCGCAAGCTGAACCGTGCGGTCTCCGTCATCAGCTATGGAATCGCCAATCTCGAAGCCCAGCTCGGCGTCATGCTGTTCGAGCGCGAGGGTACGCGCAAGCCCGTCCTCACCACGGCCGGGCGTGCGGTCCTCTCGGAAGCGCGCGGCGTGGCGGAAGGGATCGACGGATTGCGCGCCAAGGTTAAGGGCCTGCTCGACGGACTTGAGGCGGAAGTCGATCTCGCCGTGGACGTGATGTTCCCGGCCGAGCGCCTCGGCGTGATCCTGCGCGCTTTCGCCGCCGAGTTTCCCACCGTCCAGCTGCGTCTCCATGTTGAGGCACTGGGCGCGATTACATCGATGGTGCTGGACGGGAATGCCGTGATCGGCCTGTCCGGCCCTCTCTTCGCGGGCGTGGACGGGCTGGAAAGCGTGTCCGTAGGCTCGGTGGCGATGGTGCCGGTGGCCGCCCCCGATCACCCGCTGGGCCGCATGGACCCGATCCCGCCCGGCGCGGGGCGGGAATTTACCCAGCTGGTGCTCAGCGACCGTTCGCGCTTTACCGAGGGAAAGGACTTCTCGGTAATGAGCCCCAAGACATGGCGCCTCGCCGACCTTGGCGCCAAGCACGCCCTGCTGCGGCAGGGAATCGGCTGGGGCAACATGCCGCTGCCGATGATCGAGCCGGATCTCGTTTCGGGAACACTCGTGCGCCTGGCCATGCCGGATCATCCCGGCGGCATCTACCGCTTCGGCGGGATATGGCGCCGCGACGTTCCTCCCGGCCCGGCAGCGGCATGGCTGCTCGACCGTTTCGTGGCCCAGTGCGAGTTGGACAACACGTTTAACGAACTTCCCGATATCTGA
- a CDS encoding OsmC family protein has translation MAHGTAHIGETPWRTEIVVGGHAIVADEPEALGGQGAGPAPYDLLLASLGACTAITLKMYAARKGWPLQSLDVDLKLRGSKDDMHVERTLLISGLDEEQKSRLADIAERTPVTLTLKSGLPIETRLA, from the coding sequence ATGGCACATGGAACCGCCCATATCGGCGAAACCCCCTGGCGCACCGAGATCGTCGTCGGCGGCCATGCGATCGTTGCCGACGAGCCGGAAGCGCTCGGCGGGCAGGGCGCCGGCCCCGCGCCTTACGACCTGCTGCTCGCCAGTCTCGGCGCCTGCACCGCGATCACGCTGAAGATGTACGCCGCGCGCAAGGGCTGGCCGTTGCAATCGCTCGATGTCGACCTGAAGCTGAGGGGCTCGAAGGATGACATGCATGTCGAGCGCACGCTCCTCATTTCGGGACTGGACGAGGAGCAGAAAAGCCGCCTCGCCGACATCGCGGAGCGGACGCCGGTTACACTGACCCTGAAGTCGGGCCTGCCGATCGAGACGCGGCTGGCTTGA